The following proteins come from a genomic window of Corallococcus sp. NCRR:
- a CDS encoding ligand-binding sensor domain-containing protein: MMLSTLTALTLAATVTNTETVHDLKPFGGHVVACTEGGLELFTPSGRPVRVLTVEDGLPSHSCRALESTGDRLFVATDEGLVSLDARFQVTPVLDVRWQALPPSEDASSPDYVSRLESLASVLTPNATYTAFSPRFAGTAEGRLFELGTQRAWSLPGPVRFISDTRDGVDVGTTEGAFSISASGRLSALRDVPTGPLSFTVTEQGVRIVGSHGEVHAWETESVPLQAVSVPKGATVLNTEWAGTRTSGVFKLGPKGWRRVTPTGQLCGNHITALARHQGRLVVGTFDRGACIQREDGRWQTVRAPSLPSDQVLGISSDGPNLYVATTYGLGFHDGKTWTQVAYGARNPVKLGKLSVLNVSRMDDGVALVDGRGVSLVAPGTAPLSLVKRLPLPKEWSKHPSVGEASGRFLWMGSEDRGLLRWDGAKWQRFHDGRDLTDNWITALSTDAQGRAVAGTCQDGFSYFDGAKWTRVRAAPGLPSSAIVSAALVPGGALVGTLLGASYFDAATGETRALPKLADPRVYAVLPDGDSALFGTEGGLSSAAWKAVSAPALSQR, encoded by the coding sequence ATGATGCTCTCCACCCTCACCGCCCTGACCCTGGCCGCCACCGTCACCAACACCGAGACCGTGCACGACCTGAAGCCGTTCGGCGGCCACGTCGTCGCGTGCACCGAAGGCGGCCTGGAGCTGTTCACGCCCTCCGGCCGTCCGGTGCGCGTGCTCACGGTGGAGGACGGGCTCCCCAGCCATTCCTGCCGCGCGCTGGAGTCCACGGGCGACCGGCTCTTCGTCGCCACGGATGAAGGACTCGTGTCGCTGGATGCCCGCTTCCAGGTGACGCCCGTGCTGGACGTGCGCTGGCAGGCCCTGCCTCCCTCCGAGGACGCGAGTTCGCCGGACTACGTGAGCCGGCTGGAGTCACTGGCCTCGGTGCTGACGCCCAATGCCACGTACACGGCGTTCTCTCCGCGCTTCGCGGGCACGGCGGAGGGGCGGCTGTTCGAGCTGGGCACCCAGCGCGCGTGGTCCCTGCCGGGGCCGGTGCGCTTCATCTCCGACACGCGTGACGGCGTGGACGTGGGCACCACCGAGGGCGCGTTCTCCATCAGCGCCAGTGGCCGGCTCTCCGCGCTGCGCGACGTGCCCACCGGGCCGCTGTCCTTCACCGTGACGGAGCAGGGCGTGCGCATCGTGGGCAGTCACGGCGAGGTGCACGCGTGGGAGACGGAGTCCGTGCCGCTCCAGGCCGTGAGCGTTCCCAAGGGCGCCACCGTGTTGAACACGGAATGGGCGGGCACGCGGACCTCCGGCGTGTTCAAGCTCGGCCCCAAGGGGTGGCGCCGCGTCACGCCCACGGGGCAGCTCTGCGGCAATCACATCACCGCGCTCGCCCGGCATCAGGGGCGGCTGGTGGTGGGCACGTTCGACCGGGGCGCATGCATCCAGCGCGAGGACGGCCGGTGGCAGACCGTCCGCGCGCCCTCTCTTCCCAGCGACCAGGTGCTGGGCATCAGCAGCGACGGACCGAACCTCTACGTCGCCACCACGTATGGACTGGGCTTCCATGACGGGAAGACGTGGACGCAAGTCGCGTACGGGGCTCGCAACCCCGTGAAGCTGGGGAAGCTGTCCGTGCTCAATGTGTCCCGGATGGATGACGGTGTCGCGCTGGTGGACGGCCGGGGCGTGTCCCTGGTCGCTCCCGGCACCGCGCCCCTGTCGCTCGTGAAGCGGCTGCCGTTGCCGAAGGAGTGGAGCAAGCACCCCTCCGTGGGTGAAGCCTCGGGCCGCTTCCTGTGGATGGGCAGCGAGGACCGGGGCCTGCTGCGCTGGGACGGCGCGAAGTGGCAGCGCTTCCACGACGGCCGCGACCTCACCGACAACTGGATCACCGCCCTGTCCACCGACGCGCAGGGGCGCGCCGTCGCGGGCACCTGCCAGGATGGCTTCAGCTACTTCGACGGCGCGAAGTGGACCCGCGTGCGCGCCGCGCCCGGTCTGCCCTCCTCCGCCATCGTCTCCGCCGCGCTCGTGCCCGGTGGCGCGCTGGTGGGCACGCTGCTCGGCGCTTCGTACTTCGACGCGGCCACGGGAGAGACACGCGCCCTGCCGAAGCTGGCCGACCCGCGCGTGTACGCCGTGCTCCCCGACGGTGACTCCGCCCTCTTCGGCACCGAGGGCGGACTGTCGAGCGCGGCGTGGAAGGCCGTCTCGGCTCCGGCCCTCAGTCAGCGCTGA
- a CDS encoding glutathione S-transferase family protein: MITLYGFGRVHSKVVGLTRDLRVLWMLEELGVPYRVHGVDHPAGETRGEAYQRLNPFRQVPVLDDDGFVLTETGAILLYLAEKTGQLMPTDFQGRAQVTRWCFAALTTVELPLSQIIMIDLLGDADATGAQRRPGLVKYAEHHLTALEDWLRERPYLTGEAFTVADILMTTVLREVRNGGVLEGFPRVCAYRERCEARPAWKRTLEAYEQRLGIPAGTAR; the protein is encoded by the coding sequence ATGATCACCCTGTATGGCTTTGGCCGCGTCCATTCGAAGGTCGTGGGACTCACGCGCGATTTGCGCGTCCTGTGGATGCTCGAGGAGCTGGGCGTGCCCTACCGGGTGCACGGCGTGGATCATCCCGCCGGAGAGACCCGCGGAGAGGCGTACCAGCGGCTGAACCCGTTCCGTCAGGTCCCGGTGCTCGATGACGACGGCTTCGTGCTCACCGAGACGGGCGCCATCCTGTTGTACCTGGCGGAGAAGACGGGCCAGTTGATGCCCACGGACTTCCAGGGCCGCGCCCAGGTGACGCGCTGGTGCTTCGCCGCGCTCACCACCGTGGAGCTCCCGCTGTCGCAGATCATCATGATCGACCTGCTCGGCGACGCCGACGCCACCGGGGCGCAGCGGCGTCCCGGACTGGTGAAGTACGCCGAGCACCACCTGACCGCGCTCGAGGACTGGCTGCGGGAGCGTCCGTATCTCACCGGCGAGGCGTTCACCGTGGCGGACATCCTGATGACCACGGTGCTGCGCGAGGTGCGCAACGGGGGCGTGCTCGAAGGCTTCCCCCGCGTCTGCGCCTATCGCGAGCGCTGTGAGGCGCGGCCCGCATGGAAGCGGACGCTGGAGGCCTATGAGCAGCGCCTCGGGATCCCGGCGGGCACTGCTCGCTAG
- a CDS encoding acyl-CoA dehydrogenase, producing the protein MSSSLHYTPNLRDIEFNLFEFLDIGHTSLGKAPFGDLDETAARQTLQTFAQLCTQELAKSFDESEHNPPKLENGEVKLPPGLKAAMGAYYDAGMHLLETPPHLGGLGAPPSLGWAAFELLLGSNPALAFFTLGNLLARVIDKLGTDSQKQRFLPHILDKRWSGSMVLTEPDAGSDVGAARTKARQVGGDVWEIEGVKRFITNGESDIAENIIHMVLARPEGAAPGTKGLSLFVVPKYWVNEDGSLGEHNNVVCTKLEKKMGLKGSVTCELTFGDGKPTRGLLLGDVHDGIRQMFHIIENARMAVGLKSMAALSAGYFRALSFAKDRVQGSDLGKARDKTAPRVNILQHPDVRRMLMAQKAHAEGLRALALFTASVQDQVELQGGHRSTAAGEADVLNDMLLPLVKGYSSEKAYELLSLSLQVHGGSGFLTDYPVEQYIRDQKIDSLYEGTTHIQALDLLMRKVARDGGATLMGLLERVRATADGDEGGPELKTERAALGEAVGQLQTLLGTLMGKLGESVYHVGFQGNRVLFAVAEVIIGWLLVRHAAVALERMKSNPGDKAFYAGKVASARWYCHEVLPGIAHAARMVENGNLDLMDLAEEAF; encoded by the coding sequence ATGTCGTCGTCCCTGCACTACACGCCCAACCTCCGCGATATTGAGTTCAACCTCTTCGAGTTCCTGGACATCGGCCACACGTCGCTGGGCAAGGCGCCCTTCGGAGACCTGGACGAGACGGCGGCCCGGCAGACGCTGCAGACGTTCGCGCAGCTGTGCACGCAGGAGCTGGCGAAGAGCTTCGACGAGTCCGAGCACAACCCGCCGAAGCTGGAGAACGGCGAGGTGAAGCTGCCCCCCGGCCTCAAGGCCGCGATGGGCGCCTACTACGACGCGGGCATGCACCTGTTGGAGACGCCCCCGCACCTGGGCGGCCTGGGCGCGCCGCCGTCGCTGGGCTGGGCCGCGTTCGAGCTGCTCTTGGGCTCCAACCCCGCGCTGGCGTTCTTCACGCTGGGCAACCTGCTCGCGCGCGTCATCGACAAGCTGGGCACGGACTCGCAGAAGCAGCGCTTCCTGCCGCACATCCTGGACAAGCGCTGGAGCGGGTCCATGGTGCTGACGGAGCCGGACGCGGGCAGCGACGTGGGCGCCGCGCGCACCAAGGCCCGTCAGGTGGGCGGCGACGTCTGGGAGATTGAAGGCGTCAAGCGCTTCATCACCAACGGCGAGTCGGACATCGCGGAGAACATCATCCACATGGTGCTCGCGCGTCCGGAAGGCGCCGCGCCGGGCACCAAGGGCCTGTCGCTGTTCGTGGTGCCCAAGTACTGGGTGAACGAGGACGGCAGCCTGGGCGAGCACAACAACGTCGTGTGCACCAAGCTGGAGAAGAAGATGGGCCTGAAGGGGTCCGTCACGTGCGAGCTGACGTTCGGCGACGGCAAGCCCACGCGCGGCCTGTTGCTGGGTGACGTGCACGACGGCATCCGGCAGATGTTCCACATCATCGAGAACGCGCGCATGGCGGTGGGCCTCAAGTCCATGGCCGCGCTGTCCGCGGGCTACTTCCGCGCGCTGTCGTTCGCGAAGGACCGCGTGCAGGGCAGCGACCTGGGCAAGGCGCGCGACAAGACGGCGCCGCGCGTGAACATCCTCCAGCACCCGGACGTGCGCCGCATGCTGATGGCGCAGAAGGCGCACGCGGAGGGCCTGCGCGCGCTGGCGCTGTTCACCGCGTCCGTGCAGGACCAGGTGGAGCTCCAGGGCGGCCACCGCTCCACCGCGGCGGGCGAGGCGGACGTGCTCAACGACATGCTGCTGCCGCTGGTGAAGGGGTACAGCTCGGAGAAGGCGTACGAGCTCTTGTCCCTGTCACTCCAGGTGCACGGCGGTTCGGGCTTCCTCACGGACTACCCGGTGGAGCAGTACATCCGCGACCAGAAGATCGACTCGCTCTACGAGGGCACCACGCACATCCAGGCGCTGGACCTGCTGATGCGCAAGGTGGCGCGCGACGGCGGCGCGACGCTGATGGGGCTCTTGGAGCGCGTGCGCGCGACGGCGGACGGCGACGAGGGCGGCCCCGAACTGAAGACCGAGCGCGCCGCGCTGGGTGAGGCGGTGGGCCAGTTGCAGACGCTGCTCGGCACGCTGATGGGCAAGCTGGGCGAGTCCGTCTACCACGTGGGCTTCCAGGGCAACCGCGTGCTGTTCGCCGTGGCGGAGGTCATCATCGGCTGGCTGCTGGTGCGCCACGCGGCCGTGGCGCTGGAGCGGATGAAGTCCAACCCGGGCGACAAGGCGTTCTACGCCGGCAAGGTGGCCAGCGCGCGCTGGTACTGCCATGAGGTGCTGCCCGGCATCGCGCACGCGGCGCGCATGGTGGAGAACGGCAACCTGGACCTGATGGACCTGGCCGAAGAGGCGTTCTAG
- a CDS encoding VIT domain-containing protein — protein MRVLLATLFVCLLAAPASAQDCPPAASPTAGVAQGTLVARFRAQPDAACPDTEPRTFSLKQTQVDAEVSGFLASVTVTQVFENPYSAPLEALYVFPLPELAAVDGMEMHIGERVITGVIQTREQARDTYERAKAEGKTAALLDQERPNIFTQSVANILPGETIRVRIHYVERLTYDAGTYRFSFPMVVAPRFIGGTPLPTRQGEGVEPDTTTVPDASRITPPVLTDTRSGHDIQLTVRLDAGLPVHSLRSTTHRVDVKRDGQSRATVSLGRDDRIPNKDFVLEYVVADALIRPAVLMHREPGADHGYFLVMLNPQLSPTQREVVPRELYMVLDTSCSQSGLAIEKSKAITKEVLNHLMPEDTFQVLNFDTQVTKFAPTAVPATPENIQNALPYVANFWGGGGTDVRIAAQEAMVPPNDPARLRMVLFMTDGLIGGDEQVLSTLQEHLREETRIFSAGVGSSTNRYLITKMGELGRGASTLVNLNRPEEDVAREFEQRMRGPVLTSVNVDTDGLPVSDVYPKSVPDLFAGQPLFLVGKFTGTGDGVLRISGRVRGQVRHFDVPVHFPEVAPEHDSLKSLWARQRIEELTVEGYRGETPEVVQGITDTALQYHLMSRYTSFVAVEQVARTNPDGETVRETVPVQLPDGMVAGALSREEIPPGDPIISVRAPRNARRVTAYFPFGLVKPLTFDTLTRSWRGRFLVPLGVADGYYTVFIIAELADGRVERSEVRYRLDSKGNDFDVVLSQKELAPGDTLTLDVDAVEATQEVSVYGDLFGEDQHLFDSTDGLRFNTSLVIPEGTPAGSYELVFVARDAAGNRFERRETLRVIHARRD, from the coding sequence ATGCGAGTCCTGCTCGCCACGCTCTTCGTCTGTCTTCTGGCCGCCCCGGCCTCCGCTCAAGATTGTCCCCCGGCCGCTTCGCCCACCGCGGGCGTCGCCCAGGGCACCCTGGTGGCCCGCTTCCGTGCGCAGCCCGACGCCGCGTGCCCGGACACGGAGCCGCGCACCTTCAGCCTCAAGCAGACGCAGGTGGACGCGGAGGTCAGCGGGTTCCTCGCTTCCGTCACCGTGACGCAGGTGTTCGAGAACCCCTACTCCGCTCCCCTCGAAGCGCTCTACGTCTTCCCGCTGCCGGAGCTGGCCGCCGTGGATGGCATGGAGATGCACATCGGCGAGCGCGTCATCACCGGCGTCATCCAGACCCGTGAGCAGGCCCGCGACACCTACGAGCGCGCCAAGGCCGAGGGCAAGACGGCCGCGCTGCTCGACCAGGAGCGGCCCAACATCTTCACCCAGTCCGTCGCCAACATCCTCCCCGGCGAAACCATCCGCGTGCGGATCCACTACGTGGAGCGCCTCACCTACGACGCCGGCACCTACCGCTTCAGCTTCCCCATGGTCGTCGCCCCCCGCTTCATCGGCGGCACGCCGCTGCCCACCCGCCAGGGCGAGGGCGTGGAGCCCGACACCACCACCGTCCCCGACGCGAGCCGCATCACGCCTCCGGTCCTCACCGACACGCGCAGCGGCCATGACATCCAGCTCACCGTGCGCCTGGACGCGGGCCTCCCGGTCCACTCGCTGCGCTCCACCACCCACCGCGTGGACGTGAAGCGCGACGGCCAGTCCCGCGCCACCGTCAGCCTGGGCCGCGATGACCGCATCCCCAACAAGGACTTCGTCCTGGAGTACGTCGTCGCCGACGCCCTCATCCGCCCCGCCGTCCTCATGCACCGCGAGCCCGGCGCGGACCACGGCTACTTCCTGGTGATGCTCAACCCGCAGCTGTCCCCCACCCAGCGGGAAGTCGTCCCGCGCGAGCTCTACATGGTGCTCGACACGTCCTGCTCGCAGTCCGGCCTGGCCATCGAGAAGTCCAAGGCCATCACGAAGGAGGTGCTCAACCACCTGATGCCCGAGGACACCTTCCAGGTCCTCAACTTCGACACGCAGGTGACCAAGTTCGCGCCCACCGCCGTCCCCGCCACGCCGGAGAACATCCAGAACGCCCTGCCCTACGTTGCCAACTTCTGGGGCGGTGGCGGCACCGACGTGCGCATCGCCGCCCAGGAGGCCATGGTCCCTCCGAACGACCCCGCCCGCCTGCGCATGGTGCTCTTCATGACGGACGGCCTCATCGGCGGAGACGAGCAGGTCCTCTCCACGCTCCAGGAGCACCTGCGTGAAGAGACGCGCATCTTCTCCGCCGGCGTGGGCTCCAGCACCAACCGCTACCTCATCACCAAGATGGGCGAGCTGGGCCGCGGCGCCTCCACCCTCGTCAACCTCAACCGCCCGGAGGAGGACGTCGCCCGCGAGTTCGAGCAGCGCATGCGCGGCCCCGTCCTCACCTCCGTCAACGTGGACACGGACGGCCTGCCCGTCAGCGACGTGTACCCGAAGTCCGTGCCGGACCTCTTCGCCGGCCAGCCGCTGTTCCTCGTGGGCAAGTTCACCGGCACCGGTGACGGCGTCCTCCGCATCTCCGGCCGCGTGCGTGGCCAGGTCCGCCACTTCGACGTGCCCGTGCACTTCCCGGAAGTCGCCCCGGAGCACGACTCGCTCAAGAGCCTCTGGGCCCGCCAGCGCATCGAGGAGCTCACCGTGGAGGGCTACCGTGGCGAGACGCCCGAGGTCGTCCAGGGCATCACCGACACCGCGCTCCAGTACCACCTGATGAGCCGCTACACGTCCTTCGTCGCGGTGGAGCAGGTGGCCCGCACGAACCCCGACGGCGAGACGGTCCGCGAGACGGTCCCCGTGCAGCTCCCCGACGGCATGGTCGCGGGCGCCCTCAGCCGCGAGGAGATTCCCCCCGGCGACCCCATCATCTCCGTGCGCGCCCCGCGCAACGCCCGCCGCGTCACCGCCTACTTCCCCTTCGGCCTGGTGAAGCCGCTCACGTTCGACACCCTCACCCGTTCGTGGCGCGGCCGGTTCCTCGTGCCGCTGGGTGTCGCGGATGGCTACTACACCGTGTTCATCATCGCGGAGCTGGCGGACGGCCGCGTGGAGCGCAGCGAGGTGCGCTACCGCCTGGACTCGAAGGGCAACGACTTCGACGTCGTCCTCTCCCAGAAGGAGCTCGCCCCCGGTGACACGCTGACGCTGGACGTGGACGCGGTGGAGGCCACGCAGGAGGTCAGCGTGTACGGCGACCTCTTCGGCGAGGACCAGCACCTCTTCGACTCGACGGACGGCCTGCGCTTCAACACCTCGCTCGTCATCCCGGAGGGCACGCCCGCCGGTTCCTACGAGCTGGTGTTCGTCGCCCGCGACGCCGCCGGCAACCGCTTCGAGCGCCGGGAGACGCTGCGCGTCATCCACGCTCGGCGTGACTGA
- a CDS encoding slipin family protein, producing MGIGRVEVAQNERLFVVVNGKAEQYLGPGRHWVVRPFQTVRFERVPLEPPVTRLDEAKLALVPEKDLQVVELGADERAVVFHHGQPVRWLGRGQHQVWTAQRLPGRTGRPETPTVRVERVDVSGVATEPPRDEVRSLIPASDYVETTATEGTVALRYVNGVLDAVLPPGRHAAWTVANKVQFAVIDLREKLLHVTGQEVMTRDRVTLRLNLSAAYRVVDARRLAVVARAPDEILYLAMQLAAREAVSTRTLDELLAAREAVSTELYAQVKSGAEGVGLELLRFGIKDVVLPKEMKDLLNRVIQAQKEAEANVILRREETAATRSMAQTAKVLAENPLLVRLKELEAYKDLAAKVGQVHLVLGEGAVPTLQLKGG from the coding sequence ATGGGCATTGGTCGGGTGGAAGTGGCGCAGAACGAGCGGCTGTTCGTGGTGGTGAACGGGAAGGCGGAGCAGTACCTGGGGCCGGGCCGGCACTGGGTGGTGCGTCCGTTCCAGACCGTCCGCTTCGAGCGCGTGCCGCTGGAGCCGCCCGTCACCCGGCTGGATGAAGCGAAGCTCGCGTTGGTGCCGGAGAAGGACCTCCAGGTGGTGGAGCTGGGCGCGGACGAGCGCGCGGTGGTCTTCCATCACGGCCAGCCGGTGCGGTGGCTGGGGCGGGGTCAGCACCAGGTGTGGACGGCGCAGCGGCTGCCCGGTCGTACCGGTCGGCCGGAGACGCCCACGGTGCGGGTGGAGCGCGTGGACGTGTCCGGGGTGGCGACGGAGCCCCCGCGGGACGAGGTGCGCTCGCTGATTCCGGCCAGCGACTACGTGGAGACCACGGCCACGGAGGGCACGGTGGCGCTGCGGTACGTGAACGGCGTGCTGGATGCCGTGCTGCCGCCGGGCCGTCACGCGGCGTGGACGGTCGCGAACAAGGTGCAGTTCGCGGTCATCGACCTGCGCGAGAAGCTGCTCCACGTCACCGGCCAGGAGGTGATGACCCGGGACCGCGTGACGCTGCGGCTCAACCTGTCCGCGGCGTACCGGGTGGTGGACGCGCGGCGGCTGGCGGTGGTGGCGCGGGCGCCGGATGAAATCCTCTACCTGGCGATGCAGCTCGCTGCGCGCGAGGCCGTGTCCACGCGCACGCTGGACGAGCTGCTGGCCGCGCGCGAGGCCGTGTCCACGGAGCTGTACGCGCAGGTGAAGTCGGGGGCGGAGGGCGTGGGTCTGGAGCTGCTGCGCTTCGGCATCAAGGACGTGGTGCTGCCGAAGGAGATGAAGGACCTGCTCAACCGGGTCATCCAGGCGCAGAAGGAGGCGGAGGCCAACGTCATCCTGCGGCGCGAGGAGACGGCGGCCACGCGCTCCATGGCACAGACGGCGAAGGTGCTCGCGGAGAACCCGCTGCTCGTGCGCCTCAAGGAGCTGGAGGCGTACAAGGACCTGGCCGCGAAGGTGGGTCAGGTGCACCTGGTGCTCGGTGAGGGCGCGGTGCCCACGCTCCAGCTCAAGGGCGGCTGA
- a CDS encoding class I SAM-dependent methyltransferase, giving the protein MADEVDGGRREEAAVARVYGEIASAYEVLYPALHRYGDRVERFLADVVKPEMRVLDVGCGPALHTRGLDASVDVVGLDLAPEMLELAKRSRPSGMWRVHSYMDPVPDDLGTFDVVLVIGCLDFCDNLLRVMEHLGRVLKPGGRMLFTVLERRAGLEAHEASTRRVRTADTDVTLHLYSAEETARAVEAAGLRVRDYAHGPGWELMAEERVMWFGWWDVTRG; this is encoded by the coding sequence ATGGCGGACGAGGTCGACGGCGGCAGGAGGGAAGAGGCCGCCGTCGCGCGGGTGTACGGGGAGATCGCCTCCGCCTACGAGGTGCTCTACCCCGCGCTGCACCGCTACGGCGACCGGGTGGAGCGCTTCCTCGCGGACGTGGTGAAGCCGGAGATGCGCGTGCTGGACGTGGGCTGTGGCCCGGCGCTGCACACGCGCGGGCTGGACGCGTCCGTGGACGTGGTGGGCCTGGACCTGGCGCCGGAGATGCTGGAGCTGGCGAAGCGCTCCAGGCCGTCAGGAATGTGGCGCGTGCACAGCTACATGGATCCGGTGCCGGACGACCTGGGCACGTTCGATGTCGTGCTGGTGATTGGATGCCTGGACTTCTGTGACAACCTGCTGCGCGTGATGGAGCACCTGGGCCGGGTGCTGAAGCCGGGCGGCCGGATGTTGTTCACGGTGCTGGAGCGCAGGGCCGGGCTGGAGGCGCACGAAGCGTCCACGCGGCGGGTGCGCACGGCGGACACGGACGTGACGCTGCACCTGTACAGCGCGGAGGAGACGGCGCGCGCGGTGGAGGCCGCGGGCCTGCGGGTCCGCGACTACGCGCACGGGCCGGGCTGGGAGCTGATGGCCGAGGAGCGCGTGATGTGGTTCGGCTGGTGGGACGTGACGCGCGGCTGA
- the glgX gene encoding glycogen debranching protein GlgX: MSSKREVWPGKPWPRGATFDGSGTNFAVYSQVATRVEVCLFDRADPSREIERFDLPMSTEFVWHGYVPDLEPGTLYGLRVHGPYEPEKGHRCNPHKLLVDPYAKALYGEVDWKQPVFGYPLEHPKKDLMRDERDSAPGMPKGVVVSDFFDWGNDRRLDIPWRKTVIYEAHVRGLTMRHPGVPEHQRGTYAGLGSPAIIEHLQKLGVTAVELLPVQEFADDSFLNDKGLSNYWGYSTLNYFSPEQRYASRKTPGGAVAEFKSMVKSLHAAGIEVILDVVYNHTCEGNHLGPTLSFKGIDNASYYWTMPEARHYLDFTGCGNSLNASNPQTARFIVDSLRYWVEEMHVDGFRFDLATVLGRSGKGGYDPNAPIFQIINQDPVLGRVKLIAEPWDVGLGGYQVGGFPAPWHEWNGKYRDALRKYWKGDENQAAEVGYRLTGSADLFAAARRRPQASINFVTAHDGFTLHDLVTYSSKHNEANGEHNRDGADDNQAWNCGVEGETDDTSIISLRERQKRNLLASLFLSTGVPMIVAGDEMGRTQQGNNNAYCQDNELSWVDWNLDTTRQDLLEFTRKLIQFRHGQPVLQRRRFFQGEHLWESEHKDLAWFQPDGTEMGAEDWQKPFVRSLAFLLGGDAIPTPDERGQRVSGDSLLVLLNAHHEPVTFTVPPPGEGGAWRLELYTADDKRGDEEMKPGRFEMAGRSLAVFRKPGSNNTP; the protein is encoded by the coding sequence ATGAGCAGCAAGCGGGAAGTCTGGCCGGGCAAGCCCTGGCCGCGGGGCGCGACCTTCGACGGCTCTGGCACCAACTTCGCGGTCTACTCGCAGGTGGCCACACGCGTGGAGGTGTGTCTCTTCGACCGGGCGGACCCGTCCCGGGAGATTGAACGCTTCGACCTGCCGATGAGCACCGAGTTCGTCTGGCACGGCTACGTGCCGGACCTGGAGCCCGGGACGCTGTACGGCCTGCGCGTGCACGGGCCCTACGAGCCAGAGAAGGGGCACCGCTGCAACCCGCACAAGCTGCTGGTCGACCCCTACGCCAAGGCGCTCTACGGCGAGGTGGACTGGAAGCAGCCGGTGTTCGGCTACCCCCTGGAGCATCCGAAGAAGGACCTGATGCGCGACGAGCGCGACAGCGCGCCCGGCATGCCCAAGGGCGTGGTGGTGAGCGACTTCTTCGACTGGGGCAACGACCGGCGCCTGGACATCCCGTGGCGCAAGACGGTCATCTACGAGGCCCACGTGCGCGGCCTCACCATGCGCCACCCGGGCGTGCCGGAGCACCAGCGCGGCACGTACGCGGGCCTGGGCTCGCCGGCCATCATCGAGCACCTGCAGAAGCTGGGCGTCACCGCGGTGGAGCTGTTGCCGGTGCAGGAGTTCGCGGACGACTCGTTCCTCAACGACAAGGGCCTGTCGAACTACTGGGGCTACAGCACGCTGAACTACTTCTCCCCGGAGCAGCGCTACGCCAGCCGCAAGACGCCGGGCGGCGCGGTGGCCGAGTTCAAGTCGATGGTGAAGTCGCTGCACGCGGCGGGCATCGAGGTCATCCTCGACGTCGTGTACAACCACACGTGCGAGGGCAACCACCTGGGGCCCACGCTGTCGTTCAAGGGCATCGACAACGCGTCGTACTACTGGACCATGCCGGAGGCGCGGCACTACCTGGACTTCACCGGGTGCGGCAACAGCCTCAACGCCTCCAACCCGCAGACGGCGCGCTTCATCGTGGACTCCTTGCGCTACTGGGTGGAGGAGATGCACGTGGACGGGTTCCGCTTCGACCTGGCCACGGTGCTGGGCCGCAGCGGCAAGGGTGGCTACGACCCGAACGCGCCCATCTTCCAGATCATCAACCAGGACCCGGTGCTGGGCCGCGTGAAGCTCATCGCGGAGCCGTGGGACGTGGGCCTGGGCGGCTACCAGGTGGGCGGCTTCCCGGCGCCGTGGCACGAGTGGAACGGCAAGTACCGGGACGCGCTGCGCAAGTACTGGAAGGGCGACGAGAACCAGGCCGCGGAGGTGGGCTACCGGCTCACGGGCAGCGCGGACCTGTTCGCGGCGGCGCGCCGGCGTCCGCAGGCGTCCATCAACTTCGTCACCGCGCATGACGGCTTCACGCTGCACGACCTGGTCACGTACAGCAGCAAGCACAACGAGGCCAACGGCGAGCACAACCGCGACGGCGCGGATGACAACCAGGCGTGGAACTGCGGCGTGGAGGGAGAGACGGACGACACGAGCATCATCTCCCTGCGTGAGCGCCAGAAGCGCAACCTGCTGGCGTCGCTGTTCCTGTCCACGGGCGTGCCCATGATTGTCGCGGGCGACGAGATGGGCCGCACGCAGCAGGGCAACAACAACGCCTACTGCCAGGACAACGAGCTGTCGTGGGTGGACTGGAACCTGGACACGACGCGCCAGGACCTCCTGGAGTTCACGCGCAAGCTCATCCAGTTCCGCCACGGGCAGCCGGTGCTGCAGCGCCGCCGCTTCTTCCAGGGCGAGCACCTGTGGGAGTCCGAGCACAAGGACCTGGCGTGGTTCCAGCCTGACGGCACGGAGATGGGCGCGGAGGACTGGCAGAAGCCCTTCGTGCGTTCGCTGGCGTTCCTCCTGGGCGGCGACGCCATCCCCACGCCGGACGAGCGGGGCCAGCGCGTCAGCGGGGATTCGCTGCTGGTGCTGCTCAACGCGCACCATGAGCCGGTGACCTTCACGGTGCCGCCGCCGGGCGAAGGCGGCGCGTGGCGGCTGGAGCTGTACACGGCGGACGACAAGCGCGGGGATGAAGAGATGAAGCCCGGCAGGTTCGAGATGGCCGGCCGGTCGCTCGCGGTGTTCCGCAAGCCGGGGAGCAACAACACGCCGTGA